The proteins below come from a single Prolixibacter sp. NT017 genomic window:
- a CDS encoding M48 family metallopeptidase, with protein sequence MSVQLPDQLKGIYNEEQYARSQEYEKVKSRFSLITASLSFLVIILMFALGGFGWLDNYLREWTNSPIWLGLLFFGVIGLASDILTLPFGWYSTFVIEERFGFNKTTVKTFIFDHIKSLLLAAVIGGGLLALVIWIYEQTQGMFWVYTLIVITTFSLFMTMFYSTLIVPLFNKQKPLQDGELRDAIQRFSERAGFKLDNIFVIDGSKRSTKANAYFTGFGAKKRIVLYDTLMDEMENEEIVAVLAHEIGHYKKKHIVSGLLLSLLNTAVMLYIFSLVVGRPEPALALGAHQASFHVGLVAFGILYTPLSFLIGMGMNVFSRKNEYQADSFAASYGLAEALGNSLKKLSVKNLSNLTPHKAYVFFHYSHPPLLARLKNLKK encoded by the coding sequence TTGTCGGTTCAACTTCCCGATCAACTGAAAGGAATTTACAATGAAGAGCAATATGCCCGTTCGCAGGAATATGAAAAGGTAAAAAGTCGCTTTTCACTGATTACTGCCTCCCTGAGTTTTCTGGTTATTATCTTAATGTTTGCCCTGGGTGGTTTTGGCTGGCTCGATAATTATTTACGCGAATGGACCAATAGTCCAATCTGGCTGGGACTGTTGTTTTTCGGCGTTATTGGCTTGGCTTCCGACATCCTTACTTTGCCATTTGGTTGGTACAGCACCTTTGTTATCGAGGAACGGTTCGGTTTTAATAAAACTACCGTGAAGACTTTCATTTTCGATCACATCAAAAGTTTGTTGCTTGCGGCAGTGATCGGTGGTGGTTTATTGGCTCTGGTGATTTGGATATATGAGCAGACGCAGGGAATGTTCTGGGTTTACACTTTAATTGTCATTACGACTTTCTCGCTGTTTATGACCATGTTCTATTCGACATTGATAGTTCCACTTTTCAATAAACAGAAACCACTGCAAGACGGTGAGTTACGTGATGCTATTCAACGCTTTTCTGAAAGAGCTGGATTCAAACTGGACAACATTTTTGTTATCGATGGTTCCAAACGCTCGACGAAAGCCAATGCTTATTTTACAGGTTTTGGTGCGAAGAAACGAATTGTGCTTTACGATACGTTGATGGATGAAATGGAAAACGAAGAGATTGTAGCTGTTTTAGCTCACGAAATTGGCCACTACAAGAAGAAGCACATTGTTTCCGGCCTTCTGTTGTCGTTGCTGAATACGGCGGTCATGCTATATATTTTCTCTTTGGTTGTCGGGCGACCAGAACCTGCGTTAGCGTTAGGTGCTCATCAGGCGAGCTTTCATGTTGGTTTGGTCGCTTTTGGAATCTTGTATACGCCGCTTTCTTTCCTTATCGGGATGGGGATGAATGTCTTTTCCCGGAAAAATGAGTACCAGGCCGATAGTTTCGCTGCCAGTTATGGACTGGCTGAAGCGTTGGGGAATTCGTTGAAAAAGCTTTCGGTGAAAAACCTGAGTAATCTGACGCCACACAAAGCGTATGTCTTTTTCCATTACTCGCATCCACCTTTGCTGGCTCGTTTGAAGAATCTGAAAAAGTAG
- a CDS encoding family 16 glycosylhydrolase → MKCFLALLLCCFPLIINAQELQLVWSDEFDYEGLPDSTKWNYETGFVRNNEAQYYTDHRLENARVEDGKLIITARKEPYEGAEYTSASLNTKKTFNFTYGRIEVRARLPKGRGVWPAIWTLGSNIDSIGWPACGEIDIMEYVGFNPDTIYANVHTRDYNHNLGTGRGDKICHEHLSEEFHVFGVDWYHDQLIFSIEGVPYFTCKDNGEGEGAWPFNKPQFLLINLAIGGSWGGQQGVDDSIFPAEYQIDYVRIYQWKE, encoded by the coding sequence ATGAAATGCTTCCTTGCTTTACTCTTATGCTGTTTTCCGTTGATTATCAATGCACAAGAATTACAATTAGTCTGGTCTGACGAATTTGACTATGAAGGACTTCCCGACTCCACCAAATGGAATTATGAAACAGGATTTGTTCGAAACAACGAAGCACAATACTACACAGACCATAGACTGGAGAATGCGCGCGTGGAAGACGGCAAACTAATTATTACAGCAAGGAAGGAACCCTATGAAGGTGCTGAATACACTTCGGCCAGTTTAAACACGAAGAAAACTTTCAACTTTACTTACGGAAGAATTGAAGTACGGGCCCGCCTTCCGAAAGGGCGCGGAGTGTGGCCTGCCATCTGGACACTTGGAAGTAATATTGACAGCATAGGCTGGCCTGCCTGTGGTGAAATCGACATCATGGAATATGTCGGCTTCAATCCCGATACCATTTATGCCAATGTTCACACCCGCGATTATAATCACAATCTGGGAACCGGAAGGGGTGACAAAATCTGCCATGAACATCTATCAGAAGAATTTCACGTATTTGGCGTTGACTGGTACCACGACCAACTCATCTTCTCGATAGAAGGAGTGCCCTATTTTACCTGCAAGGACAATGGTGAAGGTGAAGGCGCCTGGCCGTTCAACAAACCGCAATTCTTACTCATCAACCTGGCCATTGGCGGTTCGTGGGGCGGTCAGCAAGGAGTCGACGATTCGATTTTCCCGGCCGAATACCAAATTGACTACGTGCGGATTTACCAGTGGAAGGAATAA
- a CDS encoding Spy/CpxP family protein refolding chaperone — MKKNVLTLLVMLIIMTFGTSSMASTSSIKRAQKDTLSSMMYPPHMMGPGVMQPDMMRAHQMMHHGHSLMMSRYQGPSYPKVMKPYLFIVNQIPELRMELSLSDKQYEELVDLRTEYLQKKDGLEGELSKMNQLLHNELLNNTANKAVKEQLSSITETKASVMMAAYSTVQKMRNLMKPEQQKKLDHMISKMLNERKANRNDPKFYQRPYYE, encoded by the coding sequence ATGAAAAAGAACGTCTTAACGCTTCTCGTCATGCTCATTATTATGACGTTTGGCACTTCTTCGATGGCAAGCACAAGCAGTATCAAAAGAGCACAAAAAGATACGCTCTCATCAATGATGTACCCGCCTCACATGATGGGACCCGGTGTGATGCAACCCGACATGATGCGCGCCCACCAAATGATGCACCATGGCCATAGTTTGATGATGTCACGCTACCAGGGACCATCCTACCCGAAAGTGATGAAACCCTATTTGTTCATCGTGAATCAAATACCGGAATTGCGAATGGAGCTTTCTCTTTCCGACAAGCAATATGAAGAACTGGTAGACCTACGAACAGAGTACCTGCAGAAAAAGGATGGACTGGAAGGCGAACTCAGTAAAATGAATCAGTTGTTACACAACGAATTATTGAACAACACAGCCAATAAAGCCGTGAAAGAGCAACTCAGCTCAATAACTGAAACGAAAGCCAGTGTGATGATGGCTGCCTATTCGACGGTTCAAAAAATGAGAAACCTGATGAAACCTGAGCAACAGAAAAAGCTCGACCATATGATTTCCAAAATGCTAAACGAAAGAAAAGCAAATCGCAATGACCCCAAGTTTTATCAGAGGCCATACTATGAATAA
- a CDS encoding Crp/Fnr family transcriptional regulator — protein MSQCLCLNCKVRSAAANHLSIDELDLLGKRSVEVEFDKDEVIFKQDAFASNIVYLREGIVKLVMRGHNREQILKVVKAPTYLGIPTTIGDNVNNYSAVALTPVSCCFIDRATFKNFVESNGKFAYEILTTISKIELRQFQNCVNHIQTQVTGRVAGMLLDFSKNLYGSNHFQLTLTRNDMADLLGTSRETVSRILTDFVTEKLIEVHGKDITILSDERLEKINLAG, from the coding sequence ATGAGTCAGTGTCTGTGCCTGAATTGTAAAGTACGTTCGGCGGCAGCAAACCACCTTTCGATAGATGAGCTTGATCTGCTGGGAAAACGAAGTGTCGAAGTCGAGTTTGACAAAGATGAAGTCATTTTTAAGCAAGATGCATTTGCCAGTAATATTGTTTACCTGCGCGAAGGAATTGTCAAGCTGGTCATGCGCGGACACAACCGCGAGCAAATCCTGAAAGTAGTAAAAGCCCCCACCTACCTGGGCATTCCAACCACCATCGGCGACAATGTAAATAACTATTCAGCTGTTGCACTTACGCCGGTATCGTGCTGTTTTATTGACCGGGCGACTTTCAAAAATTTTGTGGAATCAAACGGGAAGTTTGCTTACGAAATACTGACCACCATCAGCAAGATCGAACTCCGACAATTCCAGAATTGTGTCAACCATATTCAAACGCAAGTGACAGGCCGTGTTGCCGGCATGTTGCTCGATTTCTCCAAAAATCTTTACGGCAGTAATCACTTTCAGTTGACCCTGACCCGCAATGATATGGCCGATTTGTTGGGAACCTCCAGGGAAACCGTTAGTCGTATTTTGACTGATTTCGTAACGGAAAAACTGATTGAGGTGCACGGAAAAGACATCACCATACTGAGTGACGAAAGGCTGGAGAAAATCAATCTCGCCGGTTAG
- a CDS encoding DsrE family protein — protein MPKRMTMALFSGSIDKLTAAGVVLTGAAADDMDVDIYVLLQGARAFRKDVAADATKLEMAENPQLKQEFLDSLKKLNVNPWLEFFREAKEITKVKIHVCGLAGKIWGAEKMEDFNELVDDIVGISEYITAAQESDVHLFI, from the coding sequence ATGCCTAAAAGAATGACCATGGCGCTTTTTTCCGGAAGTATCGATAAGCTCACTGCAGCTGGTGTGGTACTGACGGGTGCAGCAGCCGATGACATGGATGTTGATATTTACGTGCTTCTGCAAGGAGCGCGTGCCTTCAGAAAAGATGTAGCTGCAGACGCAACAAAACTGGAAATGGCTGAAAATCCTCAGCTGAAACAGGAATTTCTGGATTCGCTGAAGAAACTGAATGTCAATCCCTGGCTGGAGTTTTTCCGCGAAGCCAAAGAAATAACCAAAGTGAAAATTCATGTGTGTGGTTTGGCCGGAAAAATCTGGGGAGCCGAGAAAATGGAGGATTTTAATGAATTAGTCGACGATATCGTGGGTATCAGTGAATACATCACCGCCGCCCAGGAATCTGACGTACACTTATTTATATAA
- a CDS encoding DsrE/DsrF/DrsH-like family protein: MELVDEEKILELERRIKQLEATKKKDQLSMVVFSGELDKLLAAMIIATGATAMDMEVKLFFTFWAISALRDKEKRAKKKELTSKMFGAMLPRGTSDVKLSKMNMAGAGLSMLKSLMKKKNVASLDDLLKTAGELGVEINICEMSMDLMGLSKDEMIDYPNLNYCGVGTYLADAEESAIQLFI, encoded by the coding sequence ATGGAATTAGTTGACGAAGAGAAAATACTGGAACTGGAACGTCGAATCAAGCAGCTCGAAGCCACCAAAAAGAAGGATCAACTTTCGATGGTCGTCTTTTCAGGTGAACTCGATAAACTCCTGGCTGCAATGATTATTGCCACCGGTGCCACAGCCATGGATATGGAAGTCAAGCTTTTCTTCACCTTCTGGGCCATTTCCGCTTTACGCGATAAAGAGAAAAGGGCAAAGAAGAAGGAGTTGACGTCTAAAATGTTCGGAGCCATGCTTCCCAGGGGAACCTCGGACGTGAAGCTTTCGAAAATGAACATGGCCGGAGCCGGATTATCCATGCTCAAGTCATTGATGAAGAAAAAGAATGTAGCCTCTCTGGATGATTTACTAAAAACCGCGGGAGAGTTAGGTGTCGAGATCAACATTTGTGAGATGTCGATGGACCTGATGGGACTCAGTAAGGATGAGATGATTGATTATCCGAACCTGAATTACTGCGGGGTTGGAACCTATCTCGCTGACGCGGAAGAGAGTGCTATTCAGTTATTCATATAA
- a CDS encoding sulfurtransferase TusA family protein, whose protein sequence is MSQEELVAIQADKVVDARGTACPGPLLAAKKAIAEIKSGEVMEILSADEGTKKDIPKWATKKNHEYMGTVEESGFFKIYLRKA, encoded by the coding sequence ATGTCACAGGAAGAATTAGTTGCCATTCAGGCAGACAAAGTTGTTGATGCTCGTGGTACTGCTTGTCCCGGACCGCTGTTGGCTGCTAAAAAAGCCATCGCTGAAATCAAATCAGGCGAAGTAATGGAAATATTATCAGCTGACGAAGGTACCAAGAAGGATATTCCCAAATGGGCTACCAAGAAAAACCATGAATACATGGGCACCGTTGAAGAATCAGGCTTTTTCAAAATTTATCTACGCAAAGCGTAA
- a CDS encoding hydrogenase iron-sulfur subunit — protein MANKAPKILVFSTEKISDPAIDLAGLLKMHYPPTIYSIPLRCSSSVKSRWIMHAFEQGFDGVFIAADGTDCSYGESCVDKTAAIIAQTHEMMKAKGIEPARLKMAALCSVCAEPFVKHMKSFYEALSKVPA, from the coding sequence ATGGCGAATAAAGCTCCTAAAATTTTAGTGTTTTCAACGGAAAAGATTTCCGACCCCGCGATTGACCTCGCGGGGTTGTTGAAAATGCACTACCCGCCAACCATTTATTCCATTCCGTTACGATGTTCAAGTTCCGTTAAATCCCGCTGGATTATGCATGCCTTTGAGCAGGGCTTTGACGGTGTTTTCATTGCAGCCGACGGGACCGACTGTTCATACGGTGAAAGTTGCGTGGACAAAACCGCGGCGATTATTGCCCAGACACACGAGATGATGAAAGCTAAGGGGATTGAACCGGCCCGGCTGAAAATGGCTGCTTTGTGTTCGGTATGCGCCGAACCATTCGTAAAACACATGAAATCGTTTTACGAAGCCCTTTCCAAAGTACCGGCGTAA
- a CDS encoding CoB--CoM heterodisulfide reductase iron-sulfur subunit A family protein → MENEVLSYDALVIGGGIAGEETALNLAKMDYKVLLVEKELSIGGKMILLSKVFPTLDCAACITTPKVSETARHPNITIFTGSEVKGVEKKGERNFEARILRQPRYVKEDACTGCQECEPVCPVVVKDQYQFNLVGRKAVFVPFSIANPRIAAIDIENCSLCGACERACPADAIDFSQEPEEKTYQFKSVVVATGYKLFDPIKMPRYGYGKYKNIITSMQMERELAPTRPFNTILRPGDGKMPDNLAYVLCTGSRDHTVGNPICSQVCCMYSIKQAQLLMGALPMADVTIYYLHIRSFGKGFNEFYETAKGMGVEFVKGKIGKISEKENGNLVLRYDDIETGQVKEVEHDMVVLSVGILANDEIGQVFKTQKLEFDDYRYVKQIDELKRPAMTNIEGVFVAGAASGPMDIPDSILSAGSASSEAASYLALTE, encoded by the coding sequence ATGGAGAACGAAGTTTTATCATACGACGCACTGGTTATTGGTGGTGGAATCGCCGGTGAAGAGACAGCGCTGAACCTGGCCAAAATGGACTATAAGGTGCTGTTGGTGGAGAAGGAACTCTCGATTGGCGGCAAAATGATTCTGCTGAGTAAGGTTTTTCCTACCCTCGACTGTGCAGCGTGTATTACCACACCCAAAGTGTCGGAAACGGCCCGGCATCCCAACATTACCATCTTTACCGGTAGTGAAGTAAAAGGAGTCGAAAAGAAAGGCGAACGGAATTTCGAAGCGCGTATTTTACGCCAACCCCGTTATGTAAAGGAAGACGCTTGTACAGGCTGTCAGGAATGTGAGCCGGTTTGCCCTGTTGTGGTGAAGGATCAGTACCAGTTTAATCTGGTTGGCCGGAAAGCGGTGTTTGTTCCGTTCAGTATTGCGAACCCGCGTATTGCTGCCATCGATATCGAAAATTGCTCATTGTGCGGTGCCTGCGAACGGGCTTGTCCGGCTGATGCCATTGACTTCTCACAAGAGCCGGAAGAGAAGACTTATCAATTTAAGAGTGTAGTGGTCGCTACCGGGTACAAATTGTTCGACCCAATTAAAATGCCGCGCTACGGTTACGGCAAATACAAAAACATTATCACTTCCATGCAGATGGAGCGTGAGTTGGCTCCTACACGTCCTTTCAACACGATTTTACGCCCGGGTGACGGTAAAATGCCCGACAACCTCGCTTACGTACTTTGTACCGGTTCACGAGACCATACCGTGGGAAATCCCATTTGTTCGCAGGTTTGCTGTATGTATTCCATCAAGCAGGCTCAATTGCTGATGGGAGCATTGCCTATGGCCGATGTGACCATTTATTACCTGCACATTCGCTCGTTTGGTAAGGGATTCAACGAATTCTACGAAACAGCTAAAGGAATGGGGGTTGAGTTCGTAAAAGGGAAAATCGGTAAAATTTCGGAGAAGGAAAACGGAAACCTCGTTTTGAGGTACGATGATATTGAAACAGGCCAGGTGAAGGAGGTCGAACACGATATGGTTGTTCTTTCGGTAGGTATTCTGGCCAACGATGAAATCGGACAGGTTTTCAAGACACAGAAGCTGGAATTCGATGACTATCGCTACGTGAAGCAAATCGATGAACTGAAACGTCCGGCAATGACCAACATCGAAGGTGTGTTTGTGGCAGGAGCGGCTTCCGGCCCGATGGACATTCCGGATTCAATCCTTTCAGCTGGCTCGGCATCATCCGAAGCTGCCAGCTATCTTGCATTGACTGAATAA